Part of the Hemiscyllium ocellatum isolate sHemOce1 chromosome 30, sHemOce1.pat.X.cur, whole genome shotgun sequence genome is shown below.
cttgtgctggTCATTTCTATAAACAATTAAACGAATATATTGAAGTGTTATGCTGAAACAGATTTTTCTCCAAACCAGATGTCTCAGGATGTTTCCTATGAAGCTTGGATTTGCAGTGACTGCTCATCAGGCACCCTTGTTGCTGCTGGCTTCAAGTAGTCAAGGTTAgaagtcacacgatgccaggtcagagaccaacaggtttattttaaatcacaagtctgacttcacctgatgaaagaccagcactccaaaagcttgtgcttgcaaataaacctgttggactataacctggtgttgtgcaacccCTGACCTTgtctactccagtccaacattggcacctcatCGTCATGGCTTCAAGTCGTATAATTGTTACTCAATAAATCCTGAGCCAGACTTTATAGATGAGGGCCTCCAGGCATAGAGTTTAATGTGACGGCTGTGCATATCAGGAATTTGGTCCTGGAGGTCGAGCTCATTAAATTCCCTGCCAGCAGTGCTTACCTTGAAGCACTTCCTTCAGTGCTTTGACCTGTCTTCCCCAACACATGCTGCTTTCCAACCATGGGAAGAGCAGGGCCCTCAATGTGAATGGGATGGTTTGTGAGGCTACATGTCATGGCCAGACAGAAACACATCAGGGATTTTCACTCAAAGTGGGGTAGTTTTCTTGTGCAAATACATGTGCCTCGAATACAAGTTCATTACGTCTGCATAGAATGCAAGTTCCTTACATGTGCATGTATTGCTGGTTCACTACATTTGTATGCATTGAAAGTTCCTTACAAACGCATGTTCATTTTACCTGTGGGCAGGCAGAAAGCTCTGGTTTCCACTGGACCTTCTGGCAACAATTTCTaggtcaaggttagagtggtgctggaaaagcacagcaggtcaggcagtatccgaggagcaggagaatcaatgtttcgggcaaaagcctttcatcaggaagctctgctttttcagcaccactctaatcttcactctaatctccagcagccaCTTTCGCCTACCAATTTCTAGGTGCCATTTTTAAAAGGTACCCAGTCAGCACTTCACTTTTGGAACCCAAGAGAATTGGTGGATCTTGCATTCTGACCCCAGGCAGTCCTAAAGATGACAGGGCAGAGGCAGAAGCAAGTGCCCCAATTCAGTGACTGCTCCTTTGAGTTGCTGTTGCAGAGTGTGTGTGAACTCAGGGACATCTGGCTGACTAGGAGTGATTACAAGAGGCCATTTTGCATAATGAAGGCAGCGTGAGTGGAGGTAGCTGAGGGGACAGCACAATCAAACCCGAGTTGAGCCTGAATGCAGTGCTACGGGAGGATGAAGGATCTCTTTCGGTCTTCCAGCATAAGTACCACTGTCTCCTAATTCCTTTATTCTCCTATACCTCTGACCTACTATAGAATCCGTACAGGACTACCACACCCTTAGAGGATAGACATCTCCATCACATGCCTCATTACAAACCAAAACCATCACTCTTCAAGGGCTGCTTTGTGATTTCAGGGCTAACCTTTTATTGTCAttgactccagcctcaggtgCTACAGTCACACAGAAAAATTATCCTCTCTAATAGTGCTGATGCTTGGACTATTTGGACTCTCACAATTGAAATTAGAAGAATTCAACAATATCCTCAATCATCAATTCATTAAACCTAGTTACAACACACAACAGCCTAAAGTCAGCAGCAAATACATATTTAAAAGTTATTGACATTTATATGCAAACATATATTTTATCAAGACAATCAATGAACAGgttcaaaacagaaattgatcaGTTTTCAGTAATTAACAACATCAAAGAACATGGCAATAATGCAGAAAAATGGCatagagatcagccatgattgagaaTGGTGAgacacactcaatgggctgaagaccTTATTCCAGGTCCCATTTTCTGTGAACTTGGttaaccctctcactctcctGTCTGTAGACTCACTTTGCCCTCAGTGCCAGCTTCACTCTCTGGGCCTTGGACCTACCAAACTCACTACCAAGGCACCTCCATTCTCCCTCACCCGCTAGCTGCACAATATACTTGACAAACCTTTTTGCTCAAGCTCTTTCCCTGGCCCCACTTCCTGCTGTTCCAATCTCAGACACTGACCTGAAGCTCTCACCCTCAACACTCTaacccaacccagtccaactTGTACTGAACTTCAAATGTTTTGTCACTACTCATCCaatcatatgcttccttcttcccACGTTTGCTGCTGATAGGCGCATAGTGAGCCTATCAACAGCAAGCACAAGCGAGAGCTAGCCACTGATTGGATAAGCAGCTCATCTGTTTTTGACTGGCCCCAGATACTGGGAGGAATTTTGGCTGATAGGTGGCCCAATGTGGTTACATTTCCACAGCCACTCCCATTCTATCATCTCAAACTCTAGCAGCACCCATCTGAACAGCTCAAATTCCAGCAGCACCCATATGAGCAGCTCAAACTCCAGGAGtgatatgagatagctttagcaaatagaattaaggagaatccaaagtgtttttacaaatacattaaggataaaagcgtaactagggagagaatagggcccctagTAAAGgacagcaaggcggcctttgtgtggagctgcagaaaatgggggcgatactaaacaagtattttgcatcagtatttactgtggaaaaggagatggaagtTATAGAagggagggaaacagatggtgacaccttaaaaaatgtccatattacagaagagaaagtgctagatgtcttgaaacacaaaaaggtgaataaatccccaggacctgatcaggtgtaccttagaactctgtgggaagctagggaagtgattgcgggacctcttgctgaaatatttgtatcatcgatagtcacaggtgaggtgccagaagactggaggttggctaacatggtgccactgtttaagattagattagattacttacagtgtgaaaacaggcccttcggcccaacaagtccacactgacctgtcaaagcgcaacccacccattcccctacatttacccttttacctaacactacgtgcaatttagcatggccaattcagttgactggcacatctttagactgtgggaggaaaccagagcacccggaggaaacccacgcagacacagggagaatgtgcaaactctgcacagtcagtcgcctgagacgggaattgaacccaggtctctggttatgtgaggcagcagtgctaaccactgtgccaccgccacagaaaggtgataaggacaagccagggaacttagaccagtgagcctgatgtgggtggtgggcaagttgttggaggaaatcctaagCGACAGGATGTacttgaatttggaaaggcaaggactgattagggatagtcagcatgattttgtgtgtGAGGTGCTGGTCAGTGGGCTGCTGGGATGTGAGGTGCCGGGCTGTGAGGTGCCGGGCTGTGAGGTGCCGGGCTGTGAGGTGATGGGGTGTGAGGTGCCGGGGTGTGAGGTGCCGGGGTGTGAGGTGCCGAGGTGTGAGCTGCCGGGGTGTGAGCTGCCGGGGTGTGAGGTGCCGGGGTGTGAGGTGCCGGAGTGTGAGGTGCCGGATTGTGAGGTGCCGGGGTGTGAGCTGCTGGAGTGTGAGCTGCTGGAATGTGAGCTGCTGGAATGTGAGCTGCCGGGGTGTGAGGGGCCGGGGTGTGAGCTGCCGGGGTGTGAGCTGCCGGGGTGTGAGGTGCCGGAGTGTGAGGTGCCGGAGTGTGAGGTGCCGGAGTGTGAACTGCTGGAGTGTGAAGTGCTGGAGTGTGAGGTGCCGGGGTGTGAGGTGCCGGGgtgtgagctgctgggatggaagGTGCCGGGGTGTGAGGTGCTGGGGTGTGAGGTGCTGGGGTGTGAGGTGCTGGAGTGTGAACTGCTGGGGTGTGAACTGCTGGGGTGTGATCTGCTGGGGTGTGAGGTGCCGGGCTGTGAGGTGCCGGGCTGTGAGGTGCCGGGCTGCGAGGTGCCCGGGTGTGAGGTGCCCGGGTGTGAGGTGCCGGGGTGTGAGGTGCCGGGGTGTGAGGTGCCAGGGTGTGAGGTACCGGAGTGTGAGGTGCCGGATAGTGTGCTGCTGGAGTGTGAGCTGCTGGATGTGTGAGCTGCTGGGGTGTGAGCTGCTGGGGTGTGAGCTGCTGGAGTGTGAGTTGCTGGGTGTGAGGAGCTGGGGTGTGAGTTGCTGGGGTGAGGTTCTGGGTTTGAGGTGCCGGGGTGTGAGGTGCCGGAGTGTGAGGTGCCGGAGTGTGAACTGCTGGGGTGTGAGGTATTGGGATGTAAGGTGCTGGAGTGTGAACTGCTGGGGTGTGAGGTGCCGCGGTGTGAGGTGCCGGAGTGTGAGGTGCCGGAGTGTGAGGTGCCGGGGTGTGAGGTGCCGGGGTGTGAGGTGCCGGGGTGTGAGGTGCTGGAGTGTGAGCTGCTGGGGTGTGAGCTGCTGGGGTGTGAGGTGCTGGAGTGAGAGGTGCTGGGGAGTGAGCTGCTGGAGTGTGAGGTGCTGGGGTGTGAGCTGCTGGAGTGTGAGGTGCTGgggtgtgaggtgctggaaagtgAGCTGCTGGAATGTGAGGTGCCGGGGTGTGAGGTGCCGGAGTGTGAACTACTGGGGTGTGAGCTGCTGGGGTGTGAGCTGCGGGGTGTGAGGTGCCGGGGTGTGAGGTGCCGGGGTGTGAGGTGCGGGGTGTGAGGTGCCGGGGTGTGAGGTGCCGGGGTGTGAGGTGCTGGAGTGTGAACTACTGGGGTGTGAGCTGCCAGAGTGTGAGGTGCCGGAGTGTGAACTACTGGGGTGTGAGCTGCTGGGGTGTGAGGCGCTGGAGTGTGAGGCGCTGGGATGTGAGGCGCTGGGATGTGAGGCGCTGGGGTGTGAGGCGCTGGGGTGTGAGGCGCTGGGGTGTGAGGCGCTGGGGTGTGAGGCGCTGGGGTGTGAGCTGCTGGAGTGTGAGGTGCTGGGGTGTGAGGTGCTGGAGTGAGAGGTGCTGGGATGTAAGGTGCTGGAgtgtgaggtgctgggatgtgaggtgctgggatgtgagGCGCTGGAGTGTGAGGCGCTGGAGTGTGAGGCGCTGGAGTGTGAGGCGCTGGGGTGTGAGGCGCCGGGGTGTGAGGCGCCGGGGTGTGAGGCGCCGGGGTGTGAGGCGCCGGGGTGTGAGGCGCCGGGGTGTGAGGCGCCGGGGTGTGAGGTGCCGGAGTGCGAGGTGCTGGAAAGTGAGGTTCTGGGTTTGAGGTGCCGGGGTGTGAGGTGCCGGACTATGAGCTGCTGAAGTGTGAGGTGCTGGAGTGTGAGGTGCTGGAGTGTGAGGTGCTGGAGTGTGAGGTGCTGGGGTGTGAGGTGCTGGGGTGTGAGCTGCTGGAGTGTGAGGTGCCGGAGTGAGAGGTGCTGGGGTGTGAGGTGCTGGGGTGTGAGGTGCTGGGGTGTGAGGCGCTGGGGTGTGAGGCGCTGGGGTGTGAGGCGCTGGGGTGTGAGGCGCTGGGGTGTGAGGCGCTGGGGTGTGAGGCGCTGGGGTGTGAGCTTCTGGTGTGTGAGCTGCTGGAGTGTGAGGTGCTGGGGTGTGCGCTGCTGGGGTGTGAGGTGCTGGGGTGTGAGGCGCCAGGGTGTGAGGCGCCGGTGTGTGAGCTGCTGGAGTGTGAGGTTCTGGGTTTGAGGTGCCGGTGTGTGAGGTGCCGGGGTGTGAGGTGCCGGACTATGAGCTGCTGAAGTGTGAGGTGCCGATGTGTGAGGTGCCGATGTGTGAGCTGCTGGAGTGTGAGGTGTTGGAGTGTGAGGTACTGGTGTGTGATCTGCTGGGGTGTGATCTGCTGGGGGTGTGCGGTGCTGGGAtgtgaggtgctgggatgtgagGTGCTGGGGTGCGAGGTGCTGGAGTGTGAGGTGCTGGAGTGTGAGGTGCTGGGTGTGAGGTGCTGGGGTGTGAGGTTCTGGGATGTGAGGTTCTGGAGTGTGAGCTGCTGGAGTGTGAGCTGCTGGGGTGCGAGCTGCTGGGGTGCGAGGTGCCGGGGTGCGAGGTGCCGGGGTGCGAGGTGCCGGAGTGCGAGGTGCTGGAAAGTGAGGTTCTGGGTTTGAGGTGCCGGGGTGTGAGGTGCCGGACTATGAGCTGCTGAAGTGTGAGGTGCTGGAGTGTGAGGTGCTGGAGTGTGAGGTGCTGGAGTGTGAGGTGCTGGGGTGTGAGGTGCTGGGGTGTGAGCTGCTGGAGTGTGAGGTGTTGGAGTGTGAGGTACTGGTGTGTGATCTGCTGGTGTGTGATCTGCTGGGGTGTGCGGTGCTGGGGTGTGAGGTGCTGGAGTGTGAGGTGCTGGGGTGTGAGGTGCTGGGGTGTGAGGTGCTGGAGTGTGAGCTGCTGGGGTGTGAGGTGCCGGGGTGTGAGGTGCCGGAGTGAGAGGTGCTGGGATGGAAGGTGCTGGAGTGTGAGGTGCTGGAGTGTGAGCTGCTAGGATGTGAGGTGCTGGAGTGTGAGCTGCTGGGGTGTGAGCTGCTGGGGTGTGAGGTGCTGGGGTGTGAGCTGCTGGGGTGTAAGGTGCCGGGGTGTGAGGTGCCGGGGTGTGAGCAGCTGGGGTGTGAGGTGCTGGAGTGAGAGGTGCTGGGATGTAAGGTGCTGGAGTGTGAGGTGCTAGGATGTGAGGTGCTGGGGTGTGAGGTGCTGGGGTGTGAGGTGCTGGGGTGTGAGGTGCTGGGGTGTGAGGTGCTGGGGTGTGAGCTGCTGGAGTGTGAGGTGCTGGGGTGTGAGGTGCTGGGgtgtgaggtgctgggatgtgagGCGCTGGAGTGTGAGGCGCTGGGATGTGAGGCGCTGGGATGTGAGGCGCTTGGGGTGTGAGGCGCTGGGGTGTGAGGCGCTGGGGTGTGAGGCGCTGGGGTGTGAGGCGCTGGGGTGTGAGCTGCTGGAGTGTGAGGTGCTGGGGTGTGAGGTGCTGGAGTGAGAGGTGCTGGGATGTAAGGTGCTGGAGTGTGAGGTGCTAGGAtgtgaggtgctgggatgtgagGCGCTGGAGTGTGAGGCGCTGGGGTGTGAGGCGCCGGGGTGTGAGGCGCCGGGGTGTGAGGTGCCGGGGTGTGAGGCGCCGGGGTGTGAGGTGCCGGGGTGTGAGGTGCCGGGGTGTGAGGTGCCGGAGTGAGAGGTGCTGGGAtgtgaggtgctgggatgtgagGTGCTGGGGTGTGAGGTGCTGGGGTGTGAGGTGCTGGGGTGTGAGGCGCTGGGGTGTGAGGCGCTGGGGTGTGAGGCGCTGGGGTGTGAGGCGCTGGAGTGTGAGCTGCTGGAGTGTGAGGTGCTGGGGTGTGCGCTGCTGGGGTGTGAGGTGCTGGGGTGTGAGGCGCCAGGGTGTGAGGCGCCGGTGTGTGAGCTGCTGGAGTGTGAGGTTCTGGGTTTGAGGTGCCGGTGTGTGAGGTGCCGGGGTGTGAGGTGCCGGACTATGAGCTGCTGAAGTGTGAGGTGCCGATGTGTGAGGTGCCGATGTGTGAGGTGCCGATGTGTGAGGTGCTGGGGTGTGAGCTGCTGGAGTGTGAGGTGTTGGAGTGTGAGGTACTGGTGTGTGATCTGCTGGGGTGTGATCTGCTGGGGTGTGCGGTGCTGGGAtgtgaggtgctgggatgtgaggtgctgggatgtgagGTGCTGGGGTGCGAGGTGCTGGAGTGTGAGGTGCTGGGgtgtgaggtgctgggatgtgagGTTCTGGAGTGTGAGCTGCTGGAGTGTGAGCTGCTGGAGTGTGAGCTGCTGGGGTGCGAGCTGCTGGGGTGCGAGGTGCCGGGGTGCGAGGTGCCGGAGTGCGAGGTGCCGGAGTGCGAGGTGCTGGAAAGTGAGGTTCTGGGTTTGAGGTGCCGGGGTGTGAGGTGCCGGACTATGAGCTGCTGAAGTGTGAGGTGCCGATGTGTGAGGTGCTGGAGTGTGAGTTGCTGGGTGTGAGTTGCTGGGTGTGAGTTGCTGGGGTGAGTTGCTGGGGTGTGAGTTGCTGGGGTGTGAGGTGCTGGGGTGTGAGGTTCGGGGTTTGAGGTGCTGGGGTTTGAGGTGCTGGGGTGTGAGCTGCTGGGGTGTGAGGTGCCGGGGTGTGAGGTGCCGGGGTGTGAGGTGCTATGATGTGAGGTGCTGGGGTGTGAGCTGCCGGGGTGTGAGCTGCCGGAGTGCGAGGTGCCGGGGTGCGAGGTGCCGGGTAGTGTGCTGCTGGAGTGTGAGCTGCTGGAGTGTGAGCTGCTGGAGTGTGAGCTGCTGGAGTGTGAGCTGCTGGGGTGTGCGCTGCTGGGGTGTGAGCTGCTGGAGTGAGAGGTGCTGGGATGTAAGGTGCTGGAGTGTGAGGTGCTAGGATGTGAGGTGCTAGGATGTGAGGTGCTGGGGTGTGAGGTGCTGGGGTGTGAGGTGCTGGGGTGTGAGCTGCTGGGGTGTGAGGTGCTGGGGTGTG
Proteins encoded:
- the LOC132829789 gene encoding keratin-associated protein 16-1-like yields the protein MGCEVPGCEVPGCEVPRCELPGCELPGCEVPGCEVPECEVPDCEVPGCELLECELLECELLECELPGCEGPGCELPGCELPGCEVPECEVPECEVPECELLECEVLECEVPGCEVPGCELLGWKVPGCEVLGCEVLGCEVLECELLGCELLGCDLLGCEVPGCEVPGCEVPGCEVPGCEVPGCEVPGCEVPGCEVPGCEVPECEVPDSVLLECELLDV